The following proteins are encoded in a genomic region of Neorickettsia risticii str. Illinois:
- the gmk gene encoding guanylate kinase yields MRKGILFIISSPSGGGKTTVADFLVGQDPSIKRSVSFTTRQPRGKEKDGIDYYFVSKDEFNRLLQKGEMLEHATVLQNQYGTSHTYIEETLALGTDVLCCIDWQGADQIRKKTSCISIFLLPPSLQQLKTRLTNRGTDTADVIEYRLKVALEEIQHFSKYDYVLVNDNLTETKQKALSIIIAEREKLAQNRQTVECFVASLLEQTT; encoded by the coding sequence ATGCGGAAGGGAATTCTGTTTATAATCTCCTCCCCTTCTGGTGGAGGAAAGACGACGGTAGCGGATTTCTTAGTCGGTCAGGACCCATCTATTAAGCGGTCCGTTTCATTTACCACCAGACAACCACGCGGAAAAGAAAAGGATGGTATAGATTATTATTTCGTAAGTAAGGATGAATTTAATCGATTGCTACAAAAAGGAGAGATGCTCGAGCATGCAACAGTTTTGCAAAATCAATATGGGACCTCACACACATACATAGAAGAAACTCTGGCACTTGGTACAGATGTTCTTTGTTGTATAGACTGGCAGGGAGCTGACCAAATTCGCAAGAAGACCAGTTGTATTTCTATATTTCTTCTACCGCCTAGTTTGCAACAATTAAAAACACGTCTAACCAACAGAGGCACAGACACAGCCGACGTTATTGAATACAGACTAAAAGTTGCACTTGAGGAAATTCAACATTTCTCAAAGTATGACTACGTACTTGTGAATGATAACCTGACAGAAACAAAACAAAAGGCACTCTCAATCATCATCGCAGAGAGAGAGAAACTTGCACAAAACCGCCAAACAGTAGAATGCTTTGTGGCATCACTACTCGAACAAACCACATGA
- a CDS encoding citrate/2-methylcitrate synthase has product MNSEKVKVNVEEFLKSTAGPSGVSASLEPRGFFYDPGYAKTAPCKSSITFIDGENGILLHRGYPIEELAQTSDFLQVGYLLINGKLPDSIATREFEEKIKHVPQLPECVLKNIRSFPTSAHPMAVLISALASLASVYGEMDFHEKKLLLVAYTPWLVAYIYRHINSQEFIEPDIRLPYTENFLYMMFGEKKPKDAEILDKIFILHADHGQTASTSVARMVVSSGASPIVACSAATASLWGPLHGGANERVLEMLRGIIESGENVENFIERVKRKEERLMGFGHRVYKNYDPRAAILKQKAHDVLKADSPILKTAGKLETIATREEYFLSRKLYPNVDFYSGIVLDALGIPSCMFTPIFALARTVGWVAQIAEFLSDSEQKLCRPRQIYVGEPRRSVHG; this is encoded by the coding sequence ATGAATTCTGAAAAAGTAAAAGTAAATGTGGAGGAATTTTTAAAAAGCACAGCTGGACCCTCCGGTGTCTCTGCCTCTTTGGAACCAAGGGGATTCTTTTATGATCCAGGGTATGCAAAAACTGCTCCTTGCAAATCTAGCATTACTTTCATAGATGGTGAAAACGGGATACTTTTGCACAGGGGCTACCCAATAGAGGAATTGGCACAAACTTCTGACTTTTTGCAGGTTGGCTACCTTCTCATTAACGGCAAACTTCCAGATTCCATTGCTACGCGAGAGTTTGAAGAGAAGATAAAGCACGTACCGCAGCTTCCTGAATGCGTCTTAAAAAATATCCGTTCTTTCCCAACAAGTGCACACCCGATGGCAGTTTTAATCTCTGCACTTGCTTCGCTCGCCTCAGTGTATGGAGAAATGGACTTTCATGAGAAGAAGTTACTTCTAGTTGCCTACACGCCATGGCTTGTAGCGTATATATACCGACACATCAATTCTCAGGAGTTCATTGAACCTGACATCAGGCTTCCTTACACTGAGAATTTCCTGTACATGATGTTTGGTGAGAAAAAGCCCAAAGATGCGGAAATCTTGGACAAAATCTTTATCTTGCATGCAGACCATGGTCAAACTGCTTCTACCTCTGTTGCACGGATGGTTGTATCCTCAGGAGCAAGCCCAATTGTCGCATGTTCTGCGGCTACAGCTAGTTTATGGGGACCACTGCACGGTGGCGCAAATGAGCGAGTCCTAGAAATGTTGAGAGGTATCATTGAAAGCGGTGAGAACGTAGAGAACTTTATTGAGCGCGTTAAAAGAAAAGAAGAGAGACTTATGGGTTTCGGGCACAGGGTGTATAAAAACTATGATCCTCGTGCAGCCATATTGAAGCAAAAAGCTCATGATGTGCTAAAAGCCGATTCACCTATTCTAAAAACTGCTGGCAAACTTGAAACGATTGCAACAAGGGAAGAGTACTTTCTGAGTCGCAAATTATACCCTAATGTCGACTTCTATTCGGGAATAGTGCTGGACGCACTAGGGATACCATCCTGCATGTTCACACCGATTTTCGCACTTGCTAGAACAGTAGGTTGGGTTGCACAAATCGCAGAATTCTTGAGTGACAGTGAACAGAAACTTTGTAGACCTAGACAAATTTACGTAGGCGAACCAAGAAGAAGCGTACACGGTTAA
- a CDS encoding pentapeptide repeat-containing protein: MKNLIPLFLVVIVFFASSDCYAASPTKKEIIEFLKLRNKDHNVVLDFKERFGDRLTNVDFSGLDLGKVTFDGMIIENSSFDRAIFTSLTIKNSIVNNSTFYNTIIYKGDIISSQLDGVSIIESDLNNTQIEKSELKNVRILKTHAPSLILNDSELNRILIRNSDILEAKFERTVLAASEISGTDLSNMRMEDSKITDSQLTASKLINAKISGSTLTNSTLHGIELSGSRMRDTQVFSSEITNSDLHQSRLYNCHLEKVSTLNTDLSYTSVEGTSFIKTDFSSASLEGLHIGSATFSECCLCNFSSQNITIDSSAITHSSIGNVKLYDSEIADTSLKDCSIANLTISNSEFLDTVLLDVNGKSIAIKHTQIDSSLLQGDFSDITIEDSQIVKSSLRNLKLQLLRLLHSHINKTQVGDGTISKSNFLANTFIDSSVDNLTIAKSSFAENDFAGTNIGNISFIKTLFTEKFIEGVSSKLAQMGAIVGLSNFEKLIASGTHDFTDVNYSNIDFSKIDLGKVNFKGATLRGNIFSENKLHDADLTEADLEGSTFRK; the protein is encoded by the coding sequence ATGAAAAATTTAATCCCACTTTTTTTAGTCGTTATTGTTTTTTTTGCTTCTTCTGATTGTTACGCTGCCTCGCCAACCAAGAAAGAAATCATTGAATTTCTAAAACTACGGAATAAAGATCACAACGTCGTGTTGGATTTTAAGGAACGCTTTGGTGACAGACTGACAAATGTTGATTTCTCCGGACTGGATCTTGGTAAAGTAACGTTCGATGGAATGATAATAGAGAACTCTTCTTTCGATCGTGCGATTTTCACCAGTCTTACAATCAAAAATAGCATCGTAAATAACTCTACCTTTTACAATACAATTATCTACAAAGGAGATATCATAAGCAGCCAGTTGGATGGCGTGTCTATTATCGAATCGGATTTAAACAACACACAAATAGAAAAATCTGAGCTAAAAAATGTCAGAATTCTGAAGACACATGCTCCATCGCTTATACTCAATGATAGCGAACTAAACAGAATCCTAATCAGAAACTCCGATATTTTGGAGGCCAAATTTGAAAGGACCGTCCTTGCTGCAAGTGAAATTTCTGGAACTGATCTCTCCAATATGAGAATGGAAGATTCAAAAATTACCGATTCTCAACTAACAGCCTCAAAACTCATAAATGCAAAGATATCTGGAAGCACACTTACAAACAGCACCTTACACGGAATAGAATTATCAGGTTCTCGCATGCGTGATACTCAGGTGTTTTCCTCAGAGATAACTAACTCCGACCTTCATCAAAGTAGATTGTACAACTGTCATTTAGAGAAAGTAAGTACGCTAAACACCGATCTTAGCTATACATCAGTTGAAGGTACCTCATTTATCAAAACCGACTTCTCCTCAGCATCTCTGGAGGGATTACACATAGGAAGCGCAACTTTTTCAGAATGCTGCTTGTGTAACTTTAGCTCACAAAACATTACGATCGATTCATCAGCAATAACCCATTCGTCTATAGGCAACGTAAAATTGTATGACAGCGAAATTGCAGATACCTCGCTAAAAGATTGTAGTATTGCAAATCTTACTATCTCTAACTCGGAGTTTCTTGATACCGTACTTTTGGACGTCAATGGCAAGAGCATTGCAATCAAGCATACGCAAATAGATTCTTCACTTCTCCAAGGGGATTTTTCAGATATAACAATAGAGGACTCGCAGATCGTGAAGAGTTCTTTAAGGAATCTCAAACTACAACTGCTGCGGCTGCTGCATTCTCATATAAACAAAACGCAGGTCGGAGATGGAACGATATCTAAAAGCAATTTCTTGGCTAATACCTTTATAGACAGCTCGGTGGACAATTTGACAATCGCTAAGTCAAGCTTCGCTGAAAACGATTTTGCTGGAACAAATATAGGAAATATTTCATTTATAAAGACGCTTTTCACAGAAAAATTTATAGAAGGCGTTTCTTCCAAACTCGCCCAAATGGGAGCAATTGTCGGATTATCGAATTTTGAAAAGCTCATTGCAAGTGGAACGCATGATTTCACAGATGTAAACTACTCAAATATCGACTTCAGTAAAATTGATTTAGGAAAGGTAAATTTCAAAGGAGCAACATTAAGGGGAAACATTTTTAGTGAAAATAAACTACACGATGCAGACCTTACGGAAGCTGATCTAGAAGGAAGCACCTTCCGTAAGTAA